Proteins encoded within one genomic window of Chloroflexota bacterium:
- a CDS encoding YidC/Oxa1 family membrane protein insertase — protein MGFLNLILLQPILNILLVLTHFLFSNFGLGVIALTIIIRLILLPLTLMQLRSSKKTTETMNAIKPKLEQLKKKLAKNPQKLQQETMKLYKEAGISPLGCLSSPMLLSTVIQLPIYIALYRAIIQGLAVTPQDFLGLSQNLYSWGIVSQGLPISGHFLWLNLAGNGDPYFVLPVLVGVTQWVSQKMITQPGTDPQQQSMNTMMQIMMPLMMAFMTITFPAGLGLYFLVTSLVMMVIQYFVYGWGGLFAKAPAPAAGTKKDGKSEKVKGTTRDVESESETEGAKSGGGGLGGLLSRARARQADKKKSDKTD, from the coding sequence TTGGGATTCTTGAACCTCATTCTGCTTCAACCCATCCTGAATATCCTGCTAGTCCTCACCCATTTCCTGTTCAGCAACTTCGGCCTCGGCGTCATAGCGCTCACTATCATAATCCGTTTGATTCTGCTGCCCTTGACACTGATGCAGTTGCGGAGCAGCAAGAAGACCACAGAAACGATGAACGCTATCAAGCCGAAGCTGGAGCAGTTGAAGAAGAAGCTCGCCAAGAACCCTCAGAAGCTGCAGCAGGAGACAATGAAGCTATACAAAGAAGCCGGCATCAGCCCCCTCGGATGCTTGTCCTCACCCATGCTGCTGTCAACAGTCATCCAATTGCCGATTTACATCGCCCTTTACCGAGCCATAATCCAGGGTCTGGCAGTAACACCTCAGGACTTTCTCGGTCTGTCTCAGAACCTCTACTCATGGGGTATTGTCAGCCAGGGGTTGCCCATCTCCGGTCACTTCCTGTGGCTCAATCTCGCGGGGAATGGCGATCCCTACTTTGTCCTTCCTGTCTTGGTAGGGGTGACGCAGTGGGTATCACAGAAAATGATAACTCAACCCGGCACCGATCCTCAGCAGCAGTCCATGAACACCATGATGCAGATCATGATGCCGCTGATGATGGCCTTCATGACTATCACCTTTCCAGCCGGACTCGGACTGTACTTCCTGGTGACCAGTCTTGTCATGATGGTGATTCAGTATTTCGTTTACGGATGGGGTGGCCTGTTTGCCAAAGCTCCTGCACCGGCAGCAGGGACGAAGAAGGATGGAAAGTCTGAGAAAGTGAAGGGGACGACAAGAGACGTTGAGTCGGAATCTGAGACCGAAGGGGCGAAAAGCGGGGGGGGTGGGTTGGGTGGTCTCCTGAGCCGTGCCAGGGCAAGACAAGCGGACAAGAAGAAGAGTGACAAGACTGACTAG